The nucleotide sequence GGCCGGCTTCGCCTGCAGGAAGCCGTAGCCGCAGGCCTGCTCGTCGGGCGCCAGGTTGCGCAGGGTAATGTCGTTGACCAGCATCAACAGCTTGATGTTCAGGTGCGCCTGGTCCGGCGTGGAACCCATGGCCACGTCGTCCGTGATGGCGGCGATGCCGGCCTCGTAATCGATGCCCCACTGCTCGTGCGCCAGAGTGATGTCGTCGTGGGCACCGAGGAAATCGTCGCTGGCGCCCTGGTACATCCGTGGCGCCTCGCGCAGATTGGCAGGCGCCTCGCTGCCTGCCGCCTTGCAGGCACGCTCGATCTGCTGCAGGTAGGACATGCCGCCCACACGCAGACTGCTGCGCGGCAAGGGCGCCATGCAGTTGGCGGGATCGAACTCGAAGGCCCGATGGCCACGGCCACTATTGATGGTCTGGTACAGCAGGTCCAGCTGGGGCGCGATGAAACTCCAGTCGTCGAGCGCCTTTTGCAGGGTCGAGGCGATGCCATCGGCCAGATGGGCCGTTTTCAGGTCGCGCGAGACGACAGCCAGCTGGCCGTCACGCGTGCCATCCTTCAGGGTAGCTAATTTCATGTGCGGGAAACTTCATCAAATGCAGGCAATGGGGACTAAAGACGCCAAAAAGCCGGGAAGTCCCCGGCTTTGGCGGTCAGCAGGAGGTTCAGGCCAGCAATGTCAGCTGTTCTGCGGTCAGATAGCACCATTCGCCTTCGGCGATGCCCAGCGACTCCAGGGTCAGGCTGCCGATCGCGGAACGGTGCAGCGCGCTGCAATGGTTGCCGGCGGCGGCCAGCATGCGCTTGACCTGGTGGTACTTGCCTTGCTCGAGCACGATTTCAAGCTGGAATTCTCCGCGCTTGACGCAGACGAGGGCTGCCAGCGGGGCCGGCTCGTCGTGCAACTGCACGCCAGCCAGCAGCAGGGCCACCAGCTCATCGGTCACCGGCTCTTGCGTGGTGGCCTGGTAAATCTTCGGAACGTGACGCTTCGGCGACGATTGCGCATGGATAAATGGGCCATCGTCGGACATCAGCAGCATACCGGTCGTATCGTGGTCTAGCCTGCCGACGGGCTGCACTTCGCGCCAGGTGAACTGTTCCGGCAACAGGGTCAGCACACCAGGATGATGGCTGGGTTTGCGCGAGCATTCGAAGTTGGCAGGCTTGTTCAGCGCCAGGTACAGGTGCGCGCGGTATACCCACTCTTCTTCAAAAACGTGCAGCACCAGGCCTTCGGTCTCGACGGTAGTGCGGTAATTGGTCTGGGTAACGCCATCGATGACGACATCGCCATCTTCGATGAGGGAACGACAATATTTACGGGTGCCAAAACCCTGCGATTGCAGGATGCGGTCTAGGGATAATTTACTCATGGGCGTGACTTTACCAGAAGCGGCTGGCAGCGTGAAGCGGCGGCGCGCGCCGCCCGCGCCAGGCGCAGGAGCGCGCGCCAGCGTGGCGCAGACACAGATAAGGCGAAGCACAAGGTGAGATTTCGATATAAATGGCCAATTCCTTTGAGATATATCAAGCGCTCGAAATATCGCATTGATAGACTGAAACTTCGTTAGGAATCCGCCTAACGCACTTTAGGAATCGTGGCAGTCGCCACCCCTTACAAGGACATCGTATGAAGCATACCGATACCATCGCCTTACAAGGCAGCATCGCCGACATGCGCGAGCGCATCGCCGCGGAACAGGCATCCATGCACAAGGTCAGACTCGGCGTGGCGCGCTGGCGCAACACCCCTGCGCAGCAGGAGGCGGACGTGCCCCCATCGCCAGCGAGCCAGACGCACTGGCATGCCGAGGCACAATGCCATTTCATGTGCTGGCTGGAACGGGGCGGTTTTGCGCACGCGGATGCAGACGTGAGCACGCCCGCCATGGCGGACACGCCGCCGGACATCAGCTCCCACGCCAGCAGCACCGCAGCGGCGCCGGCCCGGCAAGCCACCCTGCCTGTGCACTGTAACGGCTGCGCCGCCTGAGCGCACGGCCATCGAACCCGCCATGCCCCGCCCCCGCATGCCAGCCTTGCTCCTGCCTTGCCAGCCAACCCAGACCAAATATCGCGCGATGCCGGCACACCCGGTACGAACGACGCACAAAAGGAAACGGCGGCATTGCGCCGCCGTTCCCAAGCCCCAACGGGACTTCAGTGAGGAATGTAAATTCACTCAAAACCACATCTGCGATGCGGCGAGTAGTTCCAAGACCTACCAATCAAGTTAGTACTGACAACATAGTTGATATATCGCCCCTCCTTGAAAAGAACTACGCCTTCACTATAGCCCAAGCAGCCCGTTTTTCAAGCCAAAATACCACCTTATTGAAAATCATTCTCGACTGGCTTGCCAGCCAGTCAAGAGTCATGTCCTCAGCGCAACGCCGGTTGTGACTGCTGTACGGCCGCCTTCATGGCACCGGCGCCCATGGCGGCGCCAAATTTCTTCAACACCCGCTCCGGCAAGCCTTCATGCTGCGTGTAGTCGACGATGTCTTCCGCCTTGACGACGTCGCGCGCCACGCTGTCGACCGTGCCAAAATCATCGGCCAGGCCCATTTCCACGGCTTTCGCACCCGTCCAGTACAAGCCGGAAAAGGTATCAGCCGTTTCCTTCAGGCGCTTGCCCCGCCCCGTGCGCACCACGTCGATGAATTGCTGGTGGATTTCATTGAGCATGCCTTGCGCATACGCCTTGTGTTTTTCCGTCAGCGGGCTGAAAGGGTCCATGAAACCCTTGTTCTCGCCCGCCGTCAGCAACCGGCGCTCGACGCCCACCTTTTCCATCACGCCCGTAAAGCCGAAGCCGTCCATCAGCACGCCGATGGAACCGACCACGCTGGCCTTGTTGACATAGATGCGGTCGGCCGCGGCGGCGATGTAATAGCCGCCCGAAGCACACATTTCATCGACCACCACATACAAGGGCTTGTCCGGATAGCCCTTGCGCAGGCGCTGCATCTCGTCGACGATCATGCCGGCCTGTACGGGACTGCCGCCCGGACTATTAATATGCAGTACCACAGCCACGGAACCGGCGTCGGAAAACGCCTTGTCCAGCGCGGGAATGACGACGGCGGCCGAACCGCTGCCTTCAGACTCGATGGCACCGCTGATGTCGATCAGGGCCGTGTGGCGGCCCAGGGTTTCGCTGTCGTCGGCCGTGTTGTAGTCATAAAACACCCACAGGGCGAACAGCACGATCAGCAGGCCGAACACCTTGAAAAAGATGCTCCAGCGGCGGTGCGCGCGTTGCTCTTGCAAAGTGGCAAATACCAGCTTCTCCAGCACGTCGCGCTCCCAGTTCCCTGCAGGGGCGCCGTAGCCGGGGGCTGGCACGCTGCTGTCCACCTTGTCATTCGTGTTATCGCTCATGGTTCACTTTGTTTAAATTGCAATAATGCCTGTGCCCGGCTTCAGGCCGGCAGCGGCTGGACATACTCATCGGGCTGCCAGTACAGCTGGCCATCGCGCTCGGTCACGGGGATCGGACGCAAGCGGCCGCCCTTGCAGGGACCGCCCGCGCAGTAGCCGCTTTCCGGCACATAGATGGCGCCATGGGTCGAACACATCAGGTACAAGCCGCTGGATTCGAAAAACTCGCCCTCGGCCCAGTCCAGTTCGATCGGCACGTGGGCGCAGCGGTTCAGATAGCCGTACGCCTTGCCGCCATGGCGCACGACAAAGCCGGTGGTCGCTTCGCCACCGGCCGAAACGGGAAAGCGCACGCCCTTGCCGCCATCGGCCACCGCGTCGGCGGCACAAATCAATACTTCCGCAACGTCGGTCATCATGCGTGCTCGCTCAGCCATTGGTGCAGATCGGCCACCGTGGCGGCCGAATACAGCGGATTGCAGGCCTGCAACTGTTCCACAGGATGCGCCCCATACTCTACGGCAATACCAGCCGCGCCTGCATTGCTTGCCATCAACAAATCATGACTGGTGTCGCCGATCATCACGGTGCGGCGCATATCCTGCCCCAGTTCGCGCGTCAGCTCCTGCAGCATGGCAGGATGAGGCTTGGAGAACGTTTCATCGGCGCAGCGCGTCGCATCGAACAGCGACAGCAGCTTGACGGCATTCAGCGAACGGTTCAGGCCGACACGGCTCTTGCCCGTGGCGACAGCCAGAAAGTACGCTTGCTGCGACAATTCCTGCAGCATTTCGTGCACGCCGGGAAACAGGGTCAGCTCATGGTCGCGCGACAGATAGTGATAGCGGTAGCGTTCGGCCATGCGCGCATGGTATTTCGGCTCGACATCGGGCATCACCAGCCGCATCGCTTCCTGCAAGCCCAGGCCGATCACATGCGAGGCCAGCAACTCGGTGGGAATTGGCAAGCCCAGGTCTTTCGCCGACGCCTGGATACACTTGACGATGGTCGAGGTACTGTCTATCAGGGTACCGTCCCAATCGAAGACGATCAGATCAAATTGCTTTCTTGCCATGTTTCCCGACGGCAAAGCCGCCGGCTCCTTGAGAATGAATGATGGCGACTGACTACCTTGTGAGTAGTCTTGCGCCCACGCGATGGATATTTATCGTGCGGCAACGGCCAATGGTTTGCCCAAGCTTACCAAGAAACGCTCGCATTCAGCAGCCAGCGGCGCATTCAGGGTCATCGTCTTGCCCGTCTCCGGATGCGTAAACGTGATCTGGTGCGCGTGCAGGAACATGCGCTTCAGGGCGCCGCGCGTACTGTCGGCTTTCAACAGGGCACGGTTGAGGGCAAAGTCGCCATATTTATCGTCGCCCGCGATGGGGAAACCGGAGGAAGACAGATGCACGCGGATCTGGTGCGTGCGTCCCGTCTTCAATTCCGCTTCCAGCAAGGCGAAGTTGTGATATTTATGCAACAGTGAAAACACCGTGTGCGACGCCAGGCCATCGGCCTGCACAGCCACCCGGCGCTCGCCTTCGGCCGTCGTATATTTATGCAGCGGCAACTTGATATGCTGGCGCGCATTCTTCCAGTCGCCAGCCACCAGTACCAGGTAGCGCTTGTCGGTGACGCCGTCGCGCATCTGCTCGTGCAAGTTCGTCAAGGCCGTGCGCTTCTTTGCCAGCAACAACAAGCCGGACGTGTCGCGGTCCAGGCGGTGCACCAGTTCCAGGAACTTGGCGTCGGGGCGCGAGGCGCGCAATTGCTCGATCACGCCGAACGAGACGCCCGAGCCGCCATGCACGGCCACGCCGGCCGGCTTGTCGATGACGAGCAGCTGCGCATCTTCGAAGATGATCTTGAATTCGGCGGCCGGCGCGCCCGTGGGCGCCTTTTCGGCCACGCGCACGGGCGGAATGCGCACCACGTCGCCGGCGGCGAGACGGTACAGCTGATCGATACGGCCTTTATTAACCCGCACTTCTCCCGATCGCAAGATCCGGTAGATGTGGCTTTTAGGCACTCCCTTGCACACTCTTAATAAGTAGTTGTCGATGCGCTGGCCTGCTTCTTCCTCGGCGATCGTTACGAATTGGGCTTGCGGCTGAACCGGGGGTGTTGAAGGGGGAACAACATCATTTTGACTCTTCATTTACTATGTCTTCCCAGAAATCTCTCTAAGTCCTTCATTTTGAATATATAATTGTTTTTGCTGCGGCCCTGGCTGCTGCGAGTGTAAGAATAAAAGCACATTTTACACAGGGGCGTCTCCACCGGCCTCGCCAAATTGCAAATTCGGTGGAAAAAAAATGTATATGCACCATCCCTGCGCGAATCAAGGTTGCACCGTAGTTGTAATCGGATAACGCGTGGAGATGCTGAAGTGAGTGTATTGGATTATAAGGATAAGTACCCGTTAGCGCGACTTATCGAGTCGGGCTCGCGGGTTGATGAAGTTGATAACGCTTGCCGTTTTCGCCAAACCCCGTATGAGGCCACAATACTGAGGGTTGTCGATGAATAGGCTGAGGCCAAGCCTCGCCATCGCGATCCCTGTAATGAGCCGGCTTACGATTTGGCTCTGAATTTGCTGACCACTTGCATTCTCTGCCCCCCGACATTCGGGCTGTTTCAGATGAGTTGCAAGTGTCCTGTGCACTCGGCATGACGATTGACCTCACCGCGCCTGTTGCGGCCGTAACGTATACCTCGTACGCGTTGTTGCTCCGCACGCTAAGGCATTTCCCCCGCCAACACTCCCGTTCTCGCATATATCCCTGTACTTTCGCCGCTTCCCCGGAAGCGGCTTTGAGATGGCCTACGGGTCGCGGAGTTATAAAAATGAAACGCATGTTGTTTAATGCCACGCAGCAAGAAGAACTGCGCGTAGCGATTGTCGACGGACAGAAACTGATCGACATCGATATCGAGACAGCCGGGCGCGAACAGCGCAAATCCAACATCTACAAGGGCGTCATCACGCGCATCGAGCCATCGCTCGAAGCGTGCTTCGTCAGCTATGGCGAAGACCGCCACGGCTTCCTGCCTTTCAAGGAAGTTGCTCGCACGTACTTCCGCGAAGGCGTGGACGTCCGTAACGCCTCCGTCAAGGAAGCGCTGCGCGAAGGCCAGGAAATCATGGTCCAGGTGGAAAAGGAAGAGCGCGGCAACAAGGGCGCCGCCCTGACCTCGTTCGTCTCGCTGGCCGGCCGTTACCTGGTCTTGATGCCGAACAACCCGCGTGGCGGTGGCGTATCGCGCCGCGTGGAAGGTGAAGAGCGCCAGGAA is from Janthinobacterium sp. 61 and encodes:
- a CDS encoding RluA family pseudouridine synthase, encoding MKSQNDVVPPSTPPVQPQAQFVTIAEEEAGQRIDNYLLRVCKGVPKSHIYRILRSGEVRVNKGRIDQLYRLAAGDVVRIPPVRVAEKAPTGAPAAEFKIIFEDAQLLVIDKPAGVAVHGGSGVSFGVIEQLRASRPDAKFLELVHRLDRDTSGLLLLAKKRTALTNLHEQMRDGVTDKRYLVLVAGDWKNARQHIKLPLHKYTTAEGERRVAVQADGLASHTVFSLLHKYHNFALLEAELKTGRTHQIRVHLSSSGFPIAGDDKYGDFALNRALLKADSTRGALKRMFLHAHQITFTHPETGKTMTLNAPLAAECERFLVSLGKPLAVAAR
- a CDS encoding HAD-IIIA family hydrolase yields the protein MARKQFDLIVFDWDGTLIDSTSTIVKCIQASAKDLGLPIPTELLASHVIGLGLQEAMRLVMPDVEPKYHARMAERYRYHYLSRDHELTLFPGVHEMLQELSQQAYFLAVATGKSRVGLNRSLNAVKLLSLFDATRCADETFSKPHPAMLQELTRELGQDMRRTVMIGDTSHDLLMASNAGAAGIAVEYGAHPVEQLQACNPLYSAATVADLHQWLSEHA
- a CDS encoding fumarylacetoacetate hydrolase family protein; amino-acid sequence: MKLATLKDGTRDGQLAVVSRDLKTAHLADGIASTLQKALDDWSFIAPQLDLLYQTINSGRGHRAFEFDPANCMAPLPRSSLRVGGMSYLQQIERACKAAGSEAPANLREAPRMYQGASDDFLGAHDDITLAHEQWGIDYEAGIAAITDDVAMGSTPDQAHLNIKLLMLVNDITLRNLAPDEQACGYGFLQAKPAMACSPVAITPDELGDAWRGGKVHYALRCSLNGKLTGQPHAGADMAFNYPQLLAHLCQTRNARAGSVVSAGGVANKEVKKGFSSIVERRNQEMIADGVASTPYLLFGDVVRLEMLGDDGKSLFGAIEQTVKQAEARKSR
- a CDS encoding Rieske 2Fe-2S domain-containing protein; amino-acid sequence: MMTDVAEVLICAADAVADGGKGVRFPVSAGGEATTGFVVRHGGKAYGYLNRCAHVPIELDWAEGEFFESSGLYLMCSTHGAIYVPESGYCAGGPCKGGRLRPIPVTERDGQLYWQPDEYVQPLPA
- a CDS encoding S49 family peptidase: MSDNTNDKVDSSVPAPGYGAPAGNWERDVLEKLVFATLQEQRAHRRWSIFFKVFGLLIVLFALWVFYDYNTADDSETLGRHTALIDISGAIESEGSGSAAVVIPALDKAFSDAGSVAVVLHINSPGGSPVQAGMIVDEMQRLRKGYPDKPLYVVVDEMCASGGYYIAAAADRIYVNKASVVGSIGVLMDGFGFTGVMEKVGVERRLLTAGENKGFMDPFSPLTEKHKAYAQGMLNEIHQQFIDVVRTGRGKRLKETADTFSGLYWTGAKAVEMGLADDFGTVDSVARDVVKAEDIVDYTQHEGLPERVLKKFGAAMGAGAMKAAVQQSQPALR
- a CDS encoding pseudouridine synthase, whose amino-acid sequence is MSKLSLDRILQSQGFGTRKYCRSLIEDGDVVIDGVTQTNYRTTVETEGLVLHVFEEEWVYRAHLYLALNKPANFECSRKPSHHPGVLTLLPEQFTWREVQPVGRLDHDTTGMLLMSDDGPFIHAQSSPKRHVPKIYQATTQEPVTDELVALLLAGVQLHDEPAPLAALVCVKRGEFQLEIVLEQGKYHQVKRMLAAAGNHCSALHRSAIGSLTLESLGIAEGEWCYLTAEQLTLLA